In Allorhizobium pseudoryzae, the genomic window GGCAACGAGCTGGACCATATGAGCCTGCTGCAGTGCATGGAAGTGGGCGACGACTGGACCAAGGGCCAGGAGGCGACCGACATCGTGCTGACGCCGGCGGCCTGCTACCCGCTTTATCCGACGGTTGCCCGCCGCGGCGCGCTGCCGATGACGGGAAAACTCTTCGACCTGCAGAGTTACTGCTTCCGCCATGAGCCCTCCAAGGATCCGGCCCGCCAGCAGCTGTTCCGCATGCGCGAATATGTCTGCATGGGCACCGAAGGCCATGTGACGGATTTCCGCCAGAGCTGGATGGACCGCGGCGTCGAGATGATGAAGCTCGTCGGCCTCGAGGTGGAGATCGACGTGGCAAACGATCCCTTCTTCGGCCGTGCGGGGAAAATGCTCGCCAACAACCAGCGTGACCAGAACCTGAAGTTCGAGCTTCTGATCCCGATCACCTCGCGTGCCAAGCCGACGGCCTGCATGAGCTTCAACTACCACCAGGATGCGTTTGGCACGAAGTGGGGCCTGAACCTGGAAGACGGCAGCGTGGCGCACACCGCCTGCGTCGGTTTCGGTCTTGAACGGATCGCGCTGGCGCTGTTCCACACGCATGGCCTGGACGTGAAAGACTGGCCGGAGGCAGTGCGCAAGGTTCTCTGGGGCTGAGCGGATGTCAAAGGTCTTTGCCGGTCTGGATCCGGCTACCTATCGGCCGCACGCCCTGCACAGCACGGAGCGTGCCTGGCCGGAAACCAACTGCTATGTCGATCTGTGGATCGAGGTGCTGGCGAGCCATGGCGTTGTCCCGGAAGCCATGCTGGGCTTTACGCTGACGCAGGATTTCGAGGGCGACCAGTTCACCTTCTTCAAGGTGCCGCTGGAGGATCTCGAAAGCCTCTATGATATCCGTGTGACGGAACTGGCGATCTTCGATGTCGTTGAGGCGCATGTGGCGGAACAGATCCGTCGCGGGCGGCTCTGCCTCGTTGAGATGGACAGTTTCTACATGCCCGATACCCGTGGCGTGGCGTACGGGATTGAACACGGCAAGACGACGGTGGCGATCAACCGGCTGGACGTCGCGGCGCGCGAACTCGACTACTTCCACAATGGCGGGTTCTTCCAGCTGTCAGGCGAAGATTTCGACGGCCTGTTCCAGCGCAACGCGGCAGAAGGTGCCCTGCCCTTCCTGCCCTACACGGAATTTGCCAAGTTTCCGGCAAAGCCGAAGCCGCTCGCCCATCAGCGGGCCGTGGCGGAGGCTTTGCTCTTCCGGCATTTTGCGCGCAGGCCCTCCGCGAACCCGCTTCAGGCCTTTCAGGAGGTTTTCCCGGCAAAGGCCGAAGCGCTGGCGAGCCGTGACTTCGCCTTCTTCCACAAGTTCGCCTTCAATACGCTGCGGCAGTTCGGCGCCAATTTCGAACTGCTCGCCGCGCATCTGGACTGGCTCGGCGAAGGCCGGCGCTTTGCAGAGGCGAAAGCCCATGCGTTGAAACTGTCGGAAACCGGCAAATCCGTGCAGTTCCAGCTGGCGCGTGCGCTGACCCGCAAGAAGTTCGACACGCTCTCCACCGCTCTTCTCCCCGCCGTGGAGGCCTGGGATGAGCTGATGGACGCCTTGGAGAAGGATCTCGGTACCGTGAGTGCGGCTGCGTGAGCGTCACGGCAACGCACATCGTCCTCAACGAGGGCTGGACGGTGGTGACCACGCCGCCCGGCCTGTGTGCCGTACCTTCCGCGCTGCCGGCGACGCTCGAAAAGCTGCCGGCGCCGGTGCCGGGCACGCTGGCAGGGGCACTGGAGCGCGCCAACCGCTTCGATAGGACGGCGCCGGCCAATCTGGAACATCTCGACGCCTGGTATCGGCTGGCACTGGACGAAGCGCCAGGCCCCGCCGTGCTGCGCTTCGAAGGGCTGGCGACGATCGCCGAAGTCTTCCTGAACGGGGAAAAGATCCTCGACAGCGAAAGCATGTTCGAGAGCCATGATGTGCCGGTGGTGCTGACGGGGCGGGACGAACTTGCGCTCTGCTTCCGGGCGATCGGTCCGCATCTGGAGAGGAAGGGGCCGCGCGCCCGCTGGCGCCCGCGGATGATGCGCAGCCAGGGCTTGCGGCTGTTGCGAACCACGGCGCTCGGCTTCATGCCGGGCTGGTGTCCGGATGTGGTGGCCGTTGGCCCCTGGCGGCCCGTGAGCCTGCTGCGGCAGGAGCGCGCCGCTCTCGCCGATCTTCGTCTGATCAGCACGCTTGCCGAAAACGGTACCGGCGAACTCTCGCTTGCCTTTACCGCGGCCGATCTGACGGGGAATGTGGTCCTGCACTGCGCCGGGCACAAGACGCACGCCGCCCGGAGCGCGGATGGCCAGTGGCACGCCACGCTCCATTGCCCCGGCATCGAGGCCTGGTGGCCGGCAAGCCATGGCACGCCTGCCCTTCATGACGTGACACTGACCATCGATGGCCGGGCTTATCCCCTCGGGTGCACCGGTTTCCGCCGTGTTTCCATCGATCGCGGTGCCGATGGCCGGGGCTTTGCTCTGCGCGTCAACGGCGAACCCATCTTCTGCCGCGGAGCCGTCTGGACGAGCGCCGACATTGTCGATCTGCCGGGAAGCCGCGACGCTTACGTGCCGTTTCTCAAGACCGCCGCCGAGGCCGGCATGAACATGATCCGCATCGGCGGAACCATGGCCTACGAGAGCGCCGAATTCTTCGCGCTCTGCGACGAACTGGGCCTGCTGGTCTGGCAGGACCTGATGCTGGCGAATTTCGATTACCCGGCAAACGATGAATCCCTGATGATTCACGTGAAAACAGAGTTAACGCAGCTTCTGTGCCGCCATTCTGCGTCACCGTCGCTCGTCATCCTGTGCGGTGGCAGCGAGATGCACCAGCAGGGCGCGATGCTGGGTCTGCCGGAGCGGATCTGGAAGACGGCCTTGACCAGCGAGATCCTGCCGGCACTCTGCGCGGACATGGCGCCCCACCTGCCCTACGTGGAAAACTCGCCGAGCGGCGGCAGCCAGCCCTTCTTCGTCAACGAAGGTGTGGGCCATTATTACGGCGTCGGGGCCTATCTGAGACCGCTGGAGGATGCCCGGCGCGCCGAAGTGCGGTTTGCCGCCGAATGTCTGGCCTTCGCCAACGTGCCGGATGCCGCAACGCTTGCCGCGCATCTGCCGGTGCCGGCGGTGCACGATCCGCGCTGGAAGGCACGGGTTCCGCGCGATGCGAGCGCCAGCTGGGATTTCGAGGATGTGCGCGATCATTATGCAGCACTCCTCTACGGCATCGACCCAGCTCGCCTGCGCCGCGAGGACCCGGATCGCTACCTGGCTTACGCACGCGCCACGACCGCCGAGGTGATGGAGGCAAGCTTCGCCGAATGGCGCAGGCCCGGTTCCACCTGCCATGGCGCGCTCGTCTGGACGCTGCAGGATCTTCTGCCCGGCGCCGGCTGGGGCGTGATCGATGCAACGGGTCGGCCAAAATCCGCCTGGTACGCCCTGAAGCGCGCCTTCCGCCCGCTGCAGGTGCTGCTGTCGGACGAAGGCGTCAACGGGCTCGACGTGCATGTGCTGAACGAGACCGGTGCGGCCCGCGAGCTGGTGCTGGAACTTGTCTGCCTGCGCGATGGGGAGCAGCCGGTGGTCTCCGGAAAGCAAGCCCTGAACCTTGGCTCCCGCGGCACGGCGAGTTTCCCCGCCACCGACCTCTTTGGTGCCTTCTTCGACACGACCTATGCCTACCGCTTCGGCCCACCCTCGCATGACGTGACGGTGGCGCGGCTTCTCGACGCGAAGACCGGCGCGCTTCTCGCGGATGCCTTTCATTTTCCGCTCGGGCGGCCAAAGGCCCTGCACCGGGCGCGGATCGACCTGACCTTGAACCGTCTCGACGAAAACCGCTGGGCGCTGGACATCGTCACGGACCGCTTCGCCCAGAGCCTCTCCATCGCCTGCGATGGATGGATCGGCGACGATGACGGTTTTCACCTGGCACCCGGGGCGGCGAAACGCATCCTCCTCAGCGCCACATCGGCGTCTCCCGGCCTGCCGGCGGGCCGTTTGAGCAGCCTGGACGGGCAGACCAGCTTGAATTTTTAAGCCGGCCAAGGCTTTACGTCGTAATGGCCTATAGACGGCATCCGTGATCGCGCTAATCTCTTGCGTGTGTGTGCGTGGAGGAACGGGATGGCCGATGCTGACAACGAGCTGCCGGATGAGGCGATGCCGGTCTTTGCCTGGCCGGATGCCGAGCTCTTCCTGGCAAGCCATTATGGCCTTTCCGGGGAAATTGAGGCCATTGCGGCCGATCCCCCCTCCTACCTCGTGCGTTACGACGAGGTGACCAGCCGGCTGGACTTCTGCAGCGATCCGGATGAAGCGCGTCAGTTCGAGGCGGAAGCCGCCCTTCTCCTGCACATGCACCCGGAAACCGGGCGGATCGAGGGGCCGCAACCGCTGGAGACGACCGAAGGAAACCTGCTGTGCGCCTTCGAGGCGGACGAGGACACCCGGGAGGGATATGCCCGTGTCTGTGCCTTTCCGGCCG contains:
- a CDS encoding glycoside hydrolase family 2 protein; protein product: MSVTATHIVLNEGWTVVTTPPGLCAVPSALPATLEKLPAPVPGTLAGALERANRFDRTAPANLEHLDAWYRLALDEAPGPAVLRFEGLATIAEVFLNGEKILDSESMFESHDVPVVLTGRDELALCFRAIGPHLERKGPRARWRPRMMRSQGLRLLRTTALGFMPGWCPDVVAVGPWRPVSLLRQERAALADLRLISTLAENGTGELSLAFTAADLTGNVVLHCAGHKTHAARSADGQWHATLHCPGIEAWWPASHGTPALHDVTLTIDGRAYPLGCTGFRRVSIDRGADGRGFALRVNGEPIFCRGAVWTSADIVDLPGSRDAYVPFLKTAAEAGMNMIRIGGTMAYESAEFFALCDELGLLVWQDLMLANFDYPANDESLMIHVKTELTQLLCRHSASPSLVILCGGSEMHQQGAMLGLPERIWKTALTSEILPALCADMAPHLPYVENSPSGGSQPFFVNEGVGHYYGVGAYLRPLEDARRAEVRFAAECLAFANVPDAATLAAHLPVPAVHDPRWKARVPRDASASWDFEDVRDHYAALLYGIDPARLRREDPDRYLAYARATTAEVMEASFAEWRRPGSTCHGALVWTLQDLLPGAGWGVIDATGRPKSAWYALKRAFRPLQVLLSDEGVNGLDVHVLNETGAARELVLELVCLRDGEQPVVSGKQALNLGSRGTASFPATDLFGAFFDTTYAYRFGPPSHDVTVARLLDAKTGALLADAFHFPLGRPKALHRARIDLTLNRLDENRWALDIVTDRFAQSLSIACDGWIGDDDGFHLAPGAAKRILLSATSASPGLPAGRLSSLDGQTSLNF
- a CDS encoding amino acid--[acyl-carrier-protein] ligase, with protein sequence MDMQTNFLDRLFESGLLIETGVDGLYGRSGQFEDVIAAFERLIDRFGGKDGAEAMRFPPGMNRAFFETSGYMKSFPQLAGTVHSFCGNELDHMSLLQCMEVGDDWTKGQEATDIVLTPAACYPLYPTVARRGALPMTGKLFDLQSYCFRHEPSKDPARQQLFRMREYVCMGTEGHVTDFRQSWMDRGVEMMKLVGLEVEIDVANDPFFGRAGKMLANNQRDQNLKFELLIPITSRAKPTACMSFNYHQDAFGTKWGLNLEDGSVAHTACVGFGLERIALALFHTHGLDVKDWPEAVRKVLWG
- a CDS encoding DUF1839 family protein produces the protein MSKVFAGLDPATYRPHALHSTERAWPETNCYVDLWIEVLASHGVVPEAMLGFTLTQDFEGDQFTFFKVPLEDLESLYDIRVTELAIFDVVEAHVAEQIRRGRLCLVEMDSFYMPDTRGVAYGIEHGKTTVAINRLDVAARELDYFHNGGFFQLSGEDFDGLFQRNAAEGALPFLPYTEFAKFPAKPKPLAHQRAVAEALLFRHFARRPSANPLQAFQEVFPAKAEALASRDFAFFHKFAFNTLRQFGANFELLAAHLDWLGEGRRFAEAKAHALKLSETGKSVQFQLARALTRKKFDTLSTALLPAVEAWDELMDALEKDLGTVSAAA